A single genomic interval of Candidatus Omnitrophota bacterium harbors:
- a CDS encoding tetratricopeptide repeat protein, translating to MRPIMESTTNSKQSPGWLTAGILLFLLVVAAYGNSLRNDFLIDDYDIFLSDTKVHNAAFLPYLFVPDAEKVLNIQDSPASAVYRPLARLIPAACFLMFRENPVGYHLVNLALFYLCGMGIYGLVRCMTGRAALAFLTAALYAVHPIHGMIVNYITASIFAVQILALTGSLWTCWKAAESARRGLRLASLFLFLMSLFCHETSLVFPLYVFGLLWMVMGKGFREALARSLPYAVIAGVYLAFRMTQASLKSGVLDNLPLFGVDAFGYLASFSKLVFWYAGRLVTLNGIVMIWVTPPVHEEAWLWIFALAAAAAGCVILLFRWGRKDLKSFALLWGLAGFAPVTAACLFRPDEGFAIEPHWMFFANIGFFLLAAAGLTALRRTLSRISWLVLAGGLLLILMASTMVYNHLWGHPVRYCQYWLNKAPTMTRAYLADAYLRMGDFKTARAYYLMSLRNEFHDWQIYSNLGSMELMLGRPGEAAGHYRKALEVNPHSALTFNNLGVALLQSGAGGNKAEEAFQKSLELNSYLVEPRLNLAGIYAKRDDPASVVRQHREILALVPWHAKASLGLLKFYLSRSDMAEAVELGQAMLRDCRDPGLLVGAGNLFAAHPVRELAIALYSRAIEISPGSPEAYLEWGKVYGNAGKFDEAVEIWREGLRRSPADQRFGDLMRAAEGLKAKAADEKSSGP from the coding sequence GTGAGGCCAATCATGGAATCGACGACGAATAGCAAGCAATCCCCCGGCTGGCTGACCGCAGGCATCCTTCTGTTCCTGCTTGTTGTGGCCGCTTACGGCAATTCTCTGCGCAACGATTTCCTGATCGACGACTACGATATTTTCCTGAGCGACACCAAAGTCCACAACGCGGCCTTTCTGCCCTACCTGTTCGTCCCGGACGCCGAGAAGGTCCTCAATATCCAGGACTCTCCGGCCTCGGCGGTTTACCGGCCCCTGGCGCGGTTGATCCCGGCGGCCTGTTTTTTGATGTTCCGGGAAAATCCCGTCGGCTATCACCTGGTGAATCTGGCGCTTTTTTATCTCTGCGGGATGGGGATTTACGGCCTGGTCCGCTGCATGACCGGCCGGGCGGCCCTGGCTTTTTTGACCGCTGCGCTGTACGCGGTCCATCCGATCCACGGGATGATCGTCAATTACATCACGGCCAGCATTTTTGCCGTTCAGATTCTGGCCTTGACCGGCAGCTTGTGGACTTGCTGGAAAGCGGCGGAGTCAGCCCGCCGCGGATTGCGGCTGGCCAGTCTCTTTTTGTTTTTGATGTCTCTATTTTGCCATGAGACATCGCTTGTTTTTCCGTTGTATGTCTTCGGCTTGTTGTGGATGGTGATGGGCAAGGGATTCCGGGAAGCGCTGGCGAGGTCTTTGCCTTACGCGGTGATCGCCGGGGTGTATCTGGCGTTCCGGATGACCCAGGCCAGCCTGAAGTCCGGGGTCCTCGACAATCTGCCCCTGTTCGGCGTTGACGCGTTCGGTTATTTGGCGTCTTTTTCCAAACTGGTCTTCTGGTATGCGGGGCGATTGGTCACGCTCAACGGGATCGTTATGATCTGGGTGACCCCGCCGGTCCATGAGGAAGCCTGGCTTTGGATTTTCGCCCTGGCTGCGGCCGCGGCCGGTTGCGTTATATTGCTGTTCCGCTGGGGGCGAAAGGACCTGAAATCCTTCGCGCTTTTGTGGGGACTGGCCGGGTTCGCGCCGGTCACGGCGGCCTGCCTTTTCCGTCCGGACGAAGGGTTCGCTATCGAGCCGCATTGGATGTTTTTCGCCAACATCGGATTTTTCCTCCTGGCCGCCGCCGGGCTCACGGCCCTGCGCCGGACATTGTCCCGGATATCCTGGCTGGTCCTGGCCGGAGGGCTTCTGCTCATCCTGATGGCCAGCACAATGGTCTATAATCATTTGTGGGGGCACCCGGTGAGGTATTGCCAGTACTGGTTGAACAAGGCGCCGACCATGACTCGTGCTTATCTGGCGGACGCGTATCTGCGGATGGGGGATTTTAAGACCGCCCGGGCCTATTATCTGATGTCCCTGCGGAATGAATTTCACGACTGGCAGATCTATTCGAACCTGGGGAGCATGGAACTGATGCTGGGCAGGCCCGGCGAGGCGGCGGGGCATTATCGGAAGGCCCTGGAGGTGAATCCTCATTCCGCGCTCACCTTTAACAATCTTGGCGTGGCCTTGCTGCAGAGCGGCGCCGGCGGGAACAAGGCCGAGGAGGCGTTTCAAAAATCCCTGGAGCTGAACTCCTATCTGGTCGAGCCGCGGCTGAACCTGGCCGGGATTTACGCGAAACGCGATGATCCCGCGTCCGTTGTCCGCCAGCACCGGGAAATCCTCGCCCTGGTCCCCTGGCATGCGAAGGCCTCGCTGGGGCTTTTGAAGTTTTATCTTTCCCGCAGCGACATGGCCGAGGCGGTGGAGTTGGGGCAGGCGATGCTGAGGGACTGCCGGGATCCCGGGCTGCTGGTGGGCGCCGGGAATCTTTTTGCCGCCCATCCTGTCCGGGAGCTGGCCATCGCGTTATATTCCCGGGCGATCGAGATCAGTCCGGGAAGTCCCGAGGCGTATTTGGAATGGGGGAAGGTTTACGGCAATGCCGGGAAGTTTGACGAGGCGGTCGAGATTTGGCGCGAAGGGTTGCGCCGGAGCCCTGCGGACCAGCGGTTTGGCGATCTGATGAGGGCTGCGGAAGGTTTGAAAGCCAAGGCCGCGGACGAAAAGTCATCCGGTCCGTGA
- the purB gene encoding adenylosuccinate lyase: protein MIDRYTLSKMGSIWTDEHKFSIMLKIEVLACEAMGDLGMIPKKSLEKIRKNAKFDMDEIRRLEDKTKHDVVAFINNVGQYLGPEARYLHMGLTSSDLLDTALSVQCVEASEILIGDIQRFLAVLKIKAKKYKDTNCIARTHGVHAEPITFGLKLAVWYDEMIRNLERMQHAREAIRVGKLSGAVGTYANIDPHVEDYVCQKLNLKPANIATQIIQRDIHCQFLNTLAVIGASLNKFATEIRLLQKTEVLEVEEPFFKGQIGSSAMPHKRNPVTCERISGLSRLLRANAMAGFENTCLWHERDISHSSVERVILPDSTIALDYMLQKFIPIIDGLLVYPKNMVLSLSKTRGLIYSQRVLLELMKKGLNREEAYEIIQHCAMQVWQETSDFKDVLYRDRRVRKHLRPSEIDACFDIKYYTRHRDLIFKKVGLK, encoded by the coding sequence ATGATAGACCGCTATACGTTATCGAAAATGGGCAGCATTTGGACGGATGAGCACAAGTTTTCCATTATGCTGAAGATTGAAGTCCTCGCCTGCGAGGCCATGGGAGATCTGGGCATGATCCCCAAGAAATCCCTGGAAAAGATCCGCAAGAACGCCAAATTCGACATGGATGAGATCCGCCGCCTGGAGGACAAGACCAAGCACGACGTCGTGGCCTTCATCAACAACGTCGGCCAATATCTCGGGCCCGAAGCCAGGTACCTGCACATGGGGCTGACGTCCTCCGACCTTTTGGACACCGCCCTGTCGGTGCAGTGCGTCGAGGCAAGCGAAATCCTTATCGGCGACATCCAGAGGTTTCTGGCCGTCCTGAAAATAAAAGCCAAAAAGTACAAGGACACCAACTGTATCGCCCGCACCCACGGCGTCCACGCCGAACCGATCACGTTCGGGCTGAAGCTGGCGGTCTGGTATGACGAAATGATCCGCAATCTCGAACGCATGCAGCACGCCCGCGAGGCCATCCGCGTGGGCAAGCTTTCCGGGGCGGTCGGGACCTACGCCAACATCGATCCTCATGTCGAAGATTATGTCTGCCAGAAATTGAACCTCAAGCCGGCGAATATCGCCACCCAGATCATCCAGCGCGACATTCACTGCCAGTTCTTGAATACCCTGGCCGTGATCGGCGCGTCGTTGAACAAGTTCGCGACGGAGATCCGCCTCCTTCAGAAGACGGAAGTCCTGGAAGTGGAAGAGCCGTTTTTCAAGGGCCAGATCGGGTCCTCCGCCATGCCGCACAAGCGCAATCCCGTGACCTGCGAGCGCATCTCCGGCCTGTCCCGGCTTCTGCGCGCCAACGCCATGGCCGGCTTCGAGAACACCTGCCTCTGGCATGAGCGCGATATCAGCCATTCGTCCGTGGAACGCGTGATCCTGCCGGACAGCACCATCGCCCTGGATTACATGCTGCAGAAATTCATCCCCATCATCGACGGGCTGTTGGTTTACCCGAAGAACATGGTCTTGAGCTTGTCCAAGACCCGGGGGCTCATTTATTCCCAGCGCGTCCTGCTGGAACTCATGAAGAAAGGGCTCAACCGCGAAGAGGCCTATGAGATCATCCAGCACTGTGCCATGCAGGTCTGGCAGGAAACTTCCGATTTCAAGGACGTCCTGTACCGGGACCGCCGGGTGAGGAAGCACCTGCGGCCCAGCGAGATCGACGCCTGTTTCGACATTAAATACTACACCCGTCACCGGGACCTGATTTTCAAGAAGGTTGGGCTGAAGTAA
- a CDS encoding polyprenyl synthetase family protein: MFDKMIQRIDQGLGNFLDKIRTEYRLHLVDPILYKSMREFVLRKGKRLRPLLLILGYQGYRKSSSPMSPSIYYVSTCIELLHNFMLIHDDIIDRSSLRRGKPTMHKLLAKAAKTKESGRLGHDLAIVVGDIVYASAFDAFLSIHEDPARKEQALKYFIQTAVFTAMGEFIDTLHGMKKLEEIGEKDVLLNYSLKTARYTFDCPLVVGAILAGAGKKDVARLAEFGLLVGQAFQIQDDIIGIFDTQKNIGKSILSDLAESKKTILVCHAYRHLSGKRRQEFLRHFLKNRKTYADLVAVRRIFLQTGSLSYSLQEVEKRLTSALSIIGRLQMKKKHRRLLTKLTMTLFKPSRAMAEKYGVPFIL; the protein is encoded by the coding sequence ATGTTTGACAAAATGATCCAGCGCATCGACCAGGGGCTCGGGAATTTCCTGGACAAAATCCGCACGGAATACCGTCTCCACCTCGTCGACCCCATCCTCTACAAAAGCATGAGGGAATTCGTCCTGCGCAAGGGCAAACGGCTCCGGCCGCTCCTCTTGATCCTGGGGTATCAGGGTTACCGGAAAAGTTCGTCCCCGATGTCTCCCTCCATCTATTATGTGTCCACCTGCATCGAGCTCTTGCACAATTTCATGCTCATCCATGACGACATCATCGATCGCTCCAGCCTGCGGCGCGGCAAACCGACCATGCACAAACTGCTGGCCAAGGCGGCCAAAACGAAAGAGAGCGGACGGCTGGGCCACGACCTGGCCATCGTGGTCGGAGACATCGTCTACGCCTCCGCCTTCGACGCCTTCCTCTCCATCCATGAGGACCCGGCCCGCAAAGAGCAGGCGCTGAAATATTTCATCCAGACCGCGGTCTTCACGGCGATGGGGGAGTTCATCGACACCCTGCACGGGATGAAAAAATTGGAAGAGATCGGGGAAAAAGATGTTCTGCTCAACTATTCGCTCAAGACCGCGCGCTACACCTTTGACTGCCCGCTCGTCGTCGGCGCCATCCTGGCGGGGGCCGGCAAAAAGGACGTCGCCCGGCTCGCGGAATTCGGCCTCCTGGTCGGCCAGGCCTTCCAGATCCAGGATGACATCATCGGGATCTTCGACACACAAAAAAACATCGGCAAGTCCATCCTGAGCGACCTCGCGGAGTCCAAGAAGACCATCCTCGTCTGCCACGCCTACCGGCACCTCTCCGGAAAACGCCGGCAGGAATTCCTCCGGCATTTCCTGAAAAACCGCAAGACCTACGCAGACCTTGTGGCGGTGAGAAGAATATTCCTCCAGACGGGAAGCCTGTCCTACAGCCTGCAGGAAGTCGAGAAACGGCTGACGTCGGCGCTTTCGATCATCGGGCGGCTCCAAATGAAAAAAAAGCACCGCCGGCTCCTGACAAAATTGACAATGACCCTCTTTAAGCCCAGCCGCGCCATGGCGGAAAAATACGGCGTTCCTTTCATCCTCTAA
- a CDS encoding phosphoribosylaminoimidazolesuccinocarboxamide synthase: MEKRNKIYEGKAKILYETDSPDLLIQYFKDDATAFNAQKKGTIDQKGVINNKISAKIFEYLKANGIPTHLEKVLNDREMLVKRVHIVPVEVIIRNVAAGSMCRQLGIEEGLKLACPVIEFCFKEDKLNDPMINEYHIRALALATDEEVETIKELAFKINGLMSKFFAGLNIQLVDFKLEFGRYKGKIILADEISPDTCRLWEFGTGRKLDKDRFRRDLGNIEEAYQEVLSRVTK; this comes from the coding sequence ATGGAAAAACGCAACAAGATCTACGAAGGCAAGGCCAAGATCCTTTATGAAACCGATTCGCCGGATCTGTTGATCCAGTATTTCAAGGACGACGCCACGGCGTTCAATGCCCAGAAAAAGGGCACGATCGACCAAAAAGGCGTCATCAACAACAAAATCTCAGCCAAGATCTTCGAGTATCTCAAGGCCAACGGCATTCCGACGCATTTGGAGAAGGTGCTCAACGACCGCGAGATGCTGGTCAAGCGGGTTCATATCGTCCCGGTGGAGGTCATCATCCGTAACGTGGCCGCCGGCTCCATGTGCCGCCAACTGGGTATCGAGGAAGGCCTCAAGCTGGCCTGCCCGGTCATCGAATTCTGCTTCAAAGAGGACAAGCTCAACGACCCGATGATCAACGAATACCACATCCGGGCCCTGGCGCTGGCCACCGATGAGGAGGTTGAGACGATCAAAGAACTGGCCTTCAAGATCAACGGGCTCATGTCCAAATTTTTCGCCGGTTTGAACATTCAGCTGGTGGACTTCAAGCTTGAGTTCGGGAGATACAAGGGAAAGATCATTTTGGCTGACGAAATCTCGCCTGATACCTGCCGGCTGTGGGAATTCGGGACCGGGCGCAAGCTCGACAAGGACCGTTTCCGCAGGGATCTGGGTAACATCGAAGAGGCCTACCAGGAAGTCCTGAGCCGCGTCACCAAGTAA
- the hemW gene encoding radical SAM family heme chaperone HemW, whose amino-acid sequence MTGLYIHIPFCQKKCLYCSFVVAIGQEQRVDEYLDCLAREAGPWRGTDAGTVYWGGGTPSRLSPAQLERLAAIVRNNFAVPPDAEWTVECNPEDITADKARCLKNLGINRVSLGVQSFRDSFLKYLGRCHDAQRAGEAYEILRQAGFQNINLDLMFAFPQETEADLERDIRQVTAMGSEHVSLYTLTVEENSRFFAKHIVELEGGDQARQYRIVAGRLEAAGLRQYEVSNFAKPGHESRHNGHYWTGGDYAGLGVGAHSHRNGRRSWNVSRLPEYLARFKDGRPPEDGSEQLAAGERFWETFLLGLRMNAGVDVKSLENRFACALGHDRTERIDAFVRDGFLWRDNGRIGATLEGRLVLDEISSRLL is encoded by the coding sequence ATGACCGGACTGTATATCCACATCCCTTTTTGTCAGAAGAAATGTCTGTATTGTTCTTTTGTTGTTGCGATCGGGCAGGAACAGCGCGTTGACGAGTATCTGGACTGCCTGGCCCGGGAAGCCGGACCCTGGCGCGGGACAGACGCCGGGACGGTGTATTGGGGAGGCGGCACGCCGAGCCGATTGAGCCCGGCCCAGCTGGAGCGCCTCGCCGCCATCGTCCGGAACAATTTCGCCGTTCCGCCGGACGCGGAGTGGACCGTGGAATGCAATCCTGAAGACATCACCGCGGACAAGGCGCGTTGCCTTAAAAATTTGGGGATCAACAGGGTGAGCCTCGGTGTCCAGTCCTTCCGCGATTCCTTTTTGAAATATCTTGGCCGCTGTCATGACGCCCAACGCGCGGGAGAGGCTTATGAAATCCTGCGGCAGGCGGGATTTCAAAATATCAACCTGGACCTGATGTTCGCTTTTCCCCAGGAAACAGAGGCGGACCTGGAGAGGGACATCCGGCAGGTGACGGCGATGGGCAGCGAGCATGTTTCCCTGTATACTTTGACCGTTGAGGAGAACAGCCGTTTTTTTGCCAAACATATTGTTGAGCTGGAAGGCGGAGACCAGGCCCGGCAATACCGGATCGTGGCCGGGCGGCTCGAGGCCGCGGGATTGCGGCAATACGAGGTCAGCAATTTCGCGAAACCGGGGCATGAATCCCGGCACAATGGGCATTATTGGACCGGCGGCGATTATGCCGGGCTGGGCGTGGGCGCCCATTCCCACCGGAACGGGCGGCGCTCCTGGAACGTCTCGCGCCTGCCGGAATACCTGGCGCGGTTCAAGGACGGCCGTCCCCCGGAGGACGGGAGCGAACAGCTGGCGGCGGGCGAGCGCTTTTGGGAAACGTTTCTGCTCGGCCTGCGGATGAACGCCGGCGTCGATGTCAAAAGTTTGGAAAACCGGTTCGCCTGCGCCCTGGGGCATGATAGAACAGAGAGAATCGACGCGTTCGTCCGGGACGGTTTTCTCTGGCGGGACAACGGGCGGATCGGGGCGACGCTCGAGGGGCGCCTGGTCCTGGACGAAATCTCTTCGCGGCTTTTGTGA
- a CDS encoding glycosyltransferase family 39 protein: MTSPYTGYAISFLLGSLVLKTILRGQRLPAALFLFLAVATGLGWSAFLGFFSLLLCDGFHPAGLLAAHGLCIGALGLWNVRSGWETARKFRVRLPARLPLPMDWLYASCLIFLFALSSGITYAFAIPNCFGDWDGWAVWNTKMKFILTAGSQWENVFRLHWHTQPEYPLLLPLVNAWGWIFFPKNFYTVPVNTGILVTLCSIGLMHAGLTGRVSRWSALLAAAVLALFPQFTILGVSQYADVVLAFYLLAAVTVLLKALTARDEQFFLLAGLLIGFLTFTKNEGIIMAALLVGISGIHIGRSSGISRKLKIRMGLCLAGGCLLTSLPTIVLKTVLAPPNRDILVWGHSLTGTFFNWEGIVLVWRALFKILTATYYSYIFLALGLLFVLQAPRYFKKENAVLTVFLLCYTGILLLVYLTTINFDLEWRLSRTLGRQMLILLPVSLFLYFYACWPAVQDPEPNTPSADNHKD; encoded by the coding sequence ATGACCAGCCCTTACACCGGTTACGCCATTTCCTTTTTGCTGGGGTCCCTCGTCCTGAAAACCATCCTGCGAGGCCAAAGGCTGCCGGCCGCGCTGTTCCTGTTCCTCGCCGTCGCAACAGGGCTGGGGTGGTCTGCCTTCCTCGGGTTCTTTTCGCTGCTGTTGTGCGACGGCTTTCATCCCGCCGGCCTCCTTGCCGCTCACGGACTTTGCATCGGCGCCCTGGGCCTGTGGAATGTCCGGAGCGGATGGGAAACGGCCCGAAAATTCCGCGTCCGTCTTCCGGCGCGCCTGCCGCTCCCGATGGACTGGCTCTATGCCTCCTGCCTGATCTTCCTGTTCGCTCTTTCCTCCGGGATCACCTACGCGTTCGCGATCCCGAACTGTTTCGGAGACTGGGACGGCTGGGCGGTGTGGAACACGAAAATGAAATTCATCCTGACCGCCGGCAGCCAGTGGGAAAATGTCTTCCGGCTGCACTGGCATACCCAGCCGGAATATCCCCTTCTGCTCCCTCTGGTCAACGCCTGGGGCTGGATATTCTTTCCCAAAAATTTTTATACCGTTCCTGTCAATACCGGCATCCTTGTCACCCTGTGCTCGATCGGGCTGATGCACGCCGGGTTGACAGGCCGCGTTTCGCGATGGAGCGCCCTGCTCGCGGCGGCCGTCCTCGCCCTCTTTCCTCAATTCACCATCCTGGGGGTTTCCCAATACGCGGACGTGGTCCTGGCCTTTTACCTGCTGGCCGCTGTCACGGTGCTGCTAAAAGCCCTGACGGCCCGGGACGAACAGTTCTTTCTTCTGGCCGGTCTCCTGATCGGATTTCTCACCTTCACGAAGAACGAAGGGATCATCATGGCCGCCCTGCTGGTCGGGATCAGCGGGATTCACATCGGACGCTCCTCCGGCATCAGCCGGAAACTGAAAATCCGAATGGGACTGTGCCTCGCCGGAGGGTGCCTGCTCACCTCCCTTCCGACGATTGTCTTGAAAACCGTGCTGGCCCCGCCCAACCGCGACATCCTGGTCTGGGGACATTCCCTGACAGGAACATTCTTCAATTGGGAAGGCATTGTCCTGGTCTGGCGGGCCCTGTTCAAAATCTTGACAGCCACGTATTACTCTTACATTTTTCTGGCCCTGGGGCTGCTGTTTGTCCTGCAAGCACCCCGCTATTTCAAAAAGGAGAACGCTGTCCTGACCGTTTTTCTTCTTTGCTACACGGGCATCCTTCTGCTGGTATATTTGACCACCATCAATTTTGACCTGGAATGGCGGCTCTCCCGGACCCTGGGGCGGCAGATGCTCATTCTCCTGCCTGTCTCGCTATTCCTTTATTTCTATGCCTGCTGGCCTGCGGTCCAGGACCCGGAACCCAACACCCCTTCCGCGGACAACCACAAAGATTGA
- a CDS encoding DUF2059 domain-containing protein, which translates to MNTRIAVITAGILLAGACAASADTVYLKNGTKIDGQITKDTGYSVQIKVGDTYKSYYINEIERVERDKDKVEAGDPAMLALQTGKAEELTDQKKQLVLRFLEANGVRESIGRMFQQLLADVPPESRESYRRVFKSEEVIDRLVPLYAKYYTSAELKELIVFYRGPVGQKILSATPYLVNDTMTEMTKYFQEKSQSASELPVPQKKSAK; encoded by the coding sequence ATGAACACGCGGATCGCGGTTATCACTGCGGGTATTTTACTGGCTGGCGCCTGTGCGGCGTCCGCCGATACGGTCTACCTGAAAAACGGGACGAAAATCGATGGGCAGATCACCAAGGACACCGGTTATTCCGTCCAGATCAAGGTTGGGGACACATATAAAAGTTATTATATCAACGAGATCGAGAGAGTTGAGCGCGATAAGGACAAGGTCGAGGCAGGGGATCCGGCCATGCTGGCCCTGCAAACAGGGAAAGCGGAAGAGCTGACCGACCAGAAGAAGCAGTTAGTCTTGCGTTTCCTGGAGGCCAACGGTGTGCGCGAATCCATCGGGCGCATGTTTCAGCAGCTCCTAGCTGACGTCCCGCCGGAATCCCGCGAGTCCTACCGCAGGGTTTTCAAGAGCGAGGAGGTCATCGACCGCCTGGTCCCGTTGTATGCGAAGTATTATACGAGCGCCGAACTCAAGGAATTGATCGTCTTTTACCGGGGGCCGGTCGGGCAGAAAATCCTCAGCGCGACGCCGTATTTGGTCAACGACACGATGACCGAGATGACGAAGTATTTTCAAGAAAAATCTCAATCCGCCTCAGAGCTCCCTGTCCCGCAGAAAAAATCCGCGAAATAA